The following are from one region of the Littorina saxatilis isolate snail1 linkage group LG4, US_GU_Lsax_2.0, whole genome shotgun sequence genome:
- the LOC138964858 gene encoding ubiquitin thioesterase OTU1-like isoform X1, which produces MQCGLSLKSQVERETADYVRITPPGQKQSDQQSSHKAVTTTTPHSMAAALRLRCQTKAGLKSLEGLEPNSTIADLVLAISKATAIPSARLKIKVGFPPKAIDTTDIHRSLTDLQVRSGDKITVDEETSISGGDSPSQPQARVGAAEADRLLQQQLATGLKGVLQRKVVPADNSCLFTSIHAVMTDGSISLESAGELRQLIAGVVSSDPETYSEGYLGRPNQDYVMWIMNTDSWGGGIEVAILSNYYETEIAVVDCQSARIDRFGEDKNFPKRVFLLYDGVHYDPLVLEAPDGSGAILELRFSSTDDTVMLQAMDIAREAQSSGQFTNMAEFALRCLVCRAPFKGQSEAQQHALKTGHDRYGEYRP; this is translated from the exons ATGCAGTGTGGCTTGAGTCTCAAGAGTCAAGTTGAGAGGGAGACGGCTGATTATGTCAG GATCACCCCCCCTGGCCAGAAGCAAAGCGATCAACAGTCTTCACACAAAGCTGTAACCACGACAACTCCACACAGTATGGCTGCTGCATTGAGGCTACGATGTCAAACAAAAGCTGGACTGAAATCTTTAGAAGGTTTGGAGCCGAATTCAACCATAGCTGACCTAGTGCTAGCTATATCAAAGGCCACAGCCATCCCTTCCGCCCGCCTTAAGATCAAGGTGGGATTTCCTCCAAAAGCCATTGACACCACGGACATTCACCGCAGCTTGACCGACCTCCAGGTCAGGTCAGGTGACAAGATCACCGTCGATGAAGAAACCTCCATATCTGGGGGCGATTCTCCTTCACAACCCCAGGCTAGGGTTGGAGCAGCTGAAGCTGATCGTCTTCTACAGCAGCAGCTAGCCACTGGATTGAAAGGGGTCTTACAGAGAAAAGTGGTGCCTGCCGACAACTCGTGCCTCTTCACCTCCATCCATGCTGTCATGACGGATGGCTCCATCAGCCTGGAGAGTGCCGGAGAACTGCGACAGTTGATTGCTGGTGTTGTGAGCAGCGACCCGGAGACCTACTCCGAAGGATACCTGGGTCGTCCAAACCAAGACTATGTCATGTGGATTATGAACACAGATTCTTGGGGTGGTGGGATCGAGGTTGCCATCCTTTCGAACTACTATGAAACAGAAATAGCCGTTGTGGACTGCCAGTCCGCCCGTATTGACCGGTTCGGAGAGGACAAGAATTTTCCCAAGCGTGTCTTTCTTTTGTATGATGGTGTTCACTATGACCCTCTGGTATTGGAGGCTCCAGATGGAAGTGGTGCCATACTAGAACTTCGCTTTTCTTCCACAGATGATACCGTCATGCTTCAGGCTATGGACATTGCCCGCGAGGCCCAGTCTAGTGGACAGTTCACCAACATGGCAGAGTTTGCGTTAAGGTGCCTAGTCTGTCGTGCTCCATTCAAAGGCCAGAGCGAAGCGCAGCAGCATGCCTTGAAAACAGGGCATGACCGATATGGAGAATATAGACCGTAG
- the LOC138964858 gene encoding ubiquitin thioesterase OTU1-like isoform X2: MAAALRLRCQTKAGLKSLEGLEPNSTIADLVLAISKATAIPSARLKIKVGFPPKAIDTTDIHRSLTDLQVRSGDKITVDEETSISGGDSPSQPQARVGAAEADRLLQQQLATGLKGVLQRKVVPADNSCLFTSIHAVMTDGSISLESAGELRQLIAGVVSSDPETYSEGYLGRPNQDYVMWIMNTDSWGGGIEVAILSNYYETEIAVVDCQSARIDRFGEDKNFPKRVFLLYDGVHYDPLVLEAPDGSGAILELRFSSTDDTVMLQAMDIAREAQSSGQFTNMAEFALRCLVCRAPFKGQSEAQQHALKTGHDRYGEYRP, from the coding sequence ATGGCTGCTGCATTGAGGCTACGATGTCAAACAAAAGCTGGACTGAAATCTTTAGAAGGTTTGGAGCCGAATTCAACCATAGCTGACCTAGTGCTAGCTATATCAAAGGCCACAGCCATCCCTTCCGCCCGCCTTAAGATCAAGGTGGGATTTCCTCCAAAAGCCATTGACACCACGGACATTCACCGCAGCTTGACCGACCTCCAGGTCAGGTCAGGTGACAAGATCACCGTCGATGAAGAAACCTCCATATCTGGGGGCGATTCTCCTTCACAACCCCAGGCTAGGGTTGGAGCAGCTGAAGCTGATCGTCTTCTACAGCAGCAGCTAGCCACTGGATTGAAAGGGGTCTTACAGAGAAAAGTGGTGCCTGCCGACAACTCGTGCCTCTTCACCTCCATCCATGCTGTCATGACGGATGGCTCCATCAGCCTGGAGAGTGCCGGAGAACTGCGACAGTTGATTGCTGGTGTTGTGAGCAGCGACCCGGAGACCTACTCCGAAGGATACCTGGGTCGTCCAAACCAAGACTATGTCATGTGGATTATGAACACAGATTCTTGGGGTGGTGGGATCGAGGTTGCCATCCTTTCGAACTACTATGAAACAGAAATAGCCGTTGTGGACTGCCAGTCCGCCCGTATTGACCGGTTCGGAGAGGACAAGAATTTTCCCAAGCGTGTCTTTCTTTTGTATGATGGTGTTCACTATGACCCTCTGGTATTGGAGGCTCCAGATGGAAGTGGTGCCATACTAGAACTTCGCTTTTCTTCCACAGATGATACCGTCATGCTTCAGGCTATGGACATTGCCCGCGAGGCCCAGTCTAGTGGACAGTTCACCAACATGGCAGAGTTTGCGTTAAGGTGCCTAGTCTGTCGTGCTCCATTCAAAGGCCAGAGCGAAGCGCAGCAGCATGCCTTGAAAACAGGGCATGACCGATATGGAGAATATAGACCGTAG
- the LOC138964859 gene encoding protein lifeguard 4-like isoform X1, with amino-acid sequence MTTTRYSMLILASHQPEVDDRTYFPHTRELKQTTKMADSKAHTENPNKTAKGTGGIVDDFMYGTNVATAHVYIRLGFLRKVYGILSAQILATTLVASVFLLNDSAKLFVQQNNWMMLVSLIGTFASLFGLMWKRKETPTNYILLAVFTLMEAYAIGVIVTMYEVSSVLEAFVLTLAVTAGLTIYTFQTKRDFTVHYGCLFSFLWILILAGFLQILFPGPFLDRGIAIGGAVLFSFFIIVDTQMMLHKLSPEEYIMAAINLYLDILNLFLHILRLLGERK; translated from the exons ATGACAACGACACGTTACTCTATGCTAATCTTAGCTTCTCATCAACCGGAAGTCGACGACAG AACATATTTTCCACACACAAGGGAGTTGAAGCAGACGACCAAAATGGCAGACTCAAAAGCTCACACAGAAAACCCAAACAAAACAGCGAAGGGTACAGGTGGCATCGTCGATGACTTCATGTACGGTACCAACGTCGCTACAGCACATGTTTACATTCGTCTCG GCTTCCTGCGCAAGGTGTATGGCATCCTGTCAGCACAGATCCTGGCCACAACACTCGTGGCATCAGTCTTTCTCCTCAATGACTCCGCCAAACTTTTTGTCCAGCAGAA CAACTGGATGATGCTGGTGTCTCTGATCGGGACGTTCGCGTCTCTCTTCGGACTGATGTGGAAACGAAAGGAAACTCCCACCAACTACATACTGCTGGCTGTCTTT ACATTAATGGAGGCCTATGCAATTGGTGTGATTG TAACCATGTATGAAGTGTCATCAGTTTTGGAAGCCTTTGTCTTAACACTGGCTGTGACGGCAGGACTGACTATCTACACGTTTCAGACCAAAAGAGATTTCACTGTCCACTATGGCTG CCTATTCTCCTTCCTGTGGATCCTTATCCTGGCTGGCTTTCTTCAG ATCCTCTTCCCGGGTCCCTTCCTGGATCGAGGCATCGCCATCGGAGGTGCAGTTCTCTTCTCCTTCTTCATCATCGTGGACACCCAGATGATGCTGCACAAGCTGTCCCCAGAGGAATACATCATGGCCGCCATCAACCTCTACCTTGACATCCTCAACCTCTTCCTCCACATCCTCAGGCTACTGGGAGAGAGGAAATAG
- the LOC138964859 gene encoding protein lifeguard 4-like isoform X2 — MADSKAHTENPNKTAKGTGGIVDDFMYGTNVATAHVYIRLGFLRKVYGILSAQILATTLVASVFLLNDSAKLFVQQNNWMMLVSLIGTFASLFGLMWKRKETPTNYILLAVFTLMEAYAIGVIVTMYEVSSVLEAFVLTLAVTAGLTIYTFQTKRDFTVHYGCLFSFLWILILAGFLQILFPGPFLDRGIAIGGAVLFSFFIIVDTQMMLHKLSPEEYIMAAINLYLDILNLFLHILRLLGERK, encoded by the exons ATGGCAGACTCAAAAGCTCACACAGAAAACCCAAACAAAACAGCGAAGGGTACAGGTGGCATCGTCGATGACTTCATGTACGGTACCAACGTCGCTACAGCACATGTTTACATTCGTCTCG GCTTCCTGCGCAAGGTGTATGGCATCCTGTCAGCACAGATCCTGGCCACAACACTCGTGGCATCAGTCTTTCTCCTCAATGACTCCGCCAAACTTTTTGTCCAGCAGAA CAACTGGATGATGCTGGTGTCTCTGATCGGGACGTTCGCGTCTCTCTTCGGACTGATGTGGAAACGAAAGGAAACTCCCACCAACTACATACTGCTGGCTGTCTTT ACATTAATGGAGGCCTATGCAATTGGTGTGATTG TAACCATGTATGAAGTGTCATCAGTTTTGGAAGCCTTTGTCTTAACACTGGCTGTGACGGCAGGACTGACTATCTACACGTTTCAGACCAAAAGAGATTTCACTGTCCACTATGGCTG CCTATTCTCCTTCCTGTGGATCCTTATCCTGGCTGGCTTTCTTCAG ATCCTCTTCCCGGGTCCCTTCCTGGATCGAGGCATCGCCATCGGAGGTGCAGTTCTCTTCTCCTTCTTCATCATCGTGGACACCCAGATGATGCTGCACAAGCTGTCCCCAGAGGAATACATCATGGCCGCCATCAACCTCTACCTTGACATCCTCAACCTCTTCCTCCACATCCTCAGGCTACTGGGAGAGAGGAAATAG